From a region of the Megalops cyprinoides isolate fMegCyp1 chromosome 13, fMegCyp1.pri, whole genome shotgun sequence genome:
- the si:ch73-314g15.3 gene encoding uncharacterized protein HI_0077 produces the protein MDCFEEDLVNALREIVNSSNWQCLGKKSNFKSQCTKVYSEDGEHIVLIRTEDDRFWAMDSSCPHEGGPLDLGDIEDLGNGKLALICPWHHFDFCLDTGESSTGLQNQVYEVRVVQDNVYINTQNALSLCPIPEINTVSLGKESLEDVKSASTEDTLCYWATKILCTPDPKDKVALTQEVLERWNSGKITEVGQSVPPGQPSRKDNLTVLEPGKIKRGKGGTLASRIALLHSLANIEQWAIDLSWDIIARFSSFTLSSGEPLPRQFFSDFVKVAGDEAKHYLLLERRIMELGSYFGALPVHNGLWQSATDTSHDLLARLAIVHMVHEARGLDVHPQTLSRFAAQDDTSSVKVLEVIYSDEITHVAAGLKWFTYICSEEGRECLSTFHALVKQHFKGYLKPPFNTEGRKTAGMTEEWYVPLVKPSS, from the exons ATGGATTGCTTTGAAGAGGATTTAGTCAACGCACTTCGAGAAATTGTCAACAGTAGCAACTGGCAGTGTTTAGGAAAGAAAAGCAATTTCAAATCCCAGTGCACCAA GGTTTATTCGGAAGATGGAGAACATATCGTTCTTATACGTACCGAAGATGACCGATTCTGGGCAATGGATTCATCTTGTCCCCATGAAG GGGGCCCTCTCGACCTTGGTGATATTGAGGACTTGGGTAACGGGAAACTGGCGTTAATATGCCCCTGGCATCACTTTGACTTCTGTCTGGACACAGGTGAATCCTCCACTGGACTTCAG AACCAAGTCTATGAGGTCAGAGTGGTCCAGGACAAtgtttacataaacacacaaaatgccCTGTCACTTTGTCCCATTCCAGAAATTAACACAGTGTCGTTGG GCAAGGAATCACTAGAAGATGTCAAGTCAGCTTCTACTGAAGACACACTTTGCTACTGGGCAACAAAAATCCTCTGCACTCCAGACCCCAAAGACAAG GTTGCGCTGACGCAGGAAGTGCTGGAGCGGTGGAACTCTGGGAAGATCACAGAGGTTGGCCAGTCAGTGCCGCCAGGTCAGCCCAGCCGGAAAGACAACCTGACTGTGCTGGAGCCTGGGAAGATCAAACGGGGCAAAGGGGGGACTCTG GCCAGCAGGATTGCCCTGTTGCACTCTCTGGCTAATATTGAGCAGTGGGCTATCGACCTGTCCTGGGACATAATTGCCAGATTCTCTTCATTCACACTGAGCTCTGGAGAGCCCCTGCCCCGCCAGTTCTTCAGCGACTTTGTCAAGGTGGCCGGAGACGAGGCCAAG CATTATCTCTTGCTGGAGCGAAGGATCATGGAGCTCGGCAGCTATTTTGGTGCTTTACCTGTGCACAATG GACTCTGGCAGTCTGCGACAGACACATCACATGACCTGCTGGCCAGGTTGGCTATCGTGCACATGGTACATGAAGCCAG GGGTCTGGACGTGCATCCACAGACTCTATCACGTTTTGCAGCACAAGATGACACGAGCTCTGTAAAGGTGCTGGAGGTTATCTACAGTGACGAAATCACCCATGTGGCTGCAGGACTGAAATGGTTTACGTACATCTGCTCAGAAGAGGGACGG GAATGCTTGTCAACTTTCCATGCTTTAGTGAAACAGCACTTCAAAGGATATCTGAAGCCTCCTTTCAacacagagggaagaaaaacagcaggcatGACAGAGGAG TGGTACGTTCCTCTGGTCAAACCTTCCAGCTGA
- the kbtbd13 gene encoding kelch repeat and BTB domain-containing protein 13 gives MGRTSCRGLEGESQELSHKPGRDCEMATLRVRVEESVFAVERATLVRDCEYFRALFRSGMRECQQEEVHVKGLRARGFLIALGVLRGERPILTGEEIIEVAECAAFLQVAPLEKHLINIINSDNCLLMYHTAATYGLLDLYHSAALFIRDMYRDLEDDAKCLPEELLDYVESLAPSTYVTVGTHSPTIELLQDFVRTVCYLDEDEKEWKVLTDLPIDASTTMAGVTVLDNKLYIVGGVRDVSNQVVVSCYCYDPETDTWTTFCSPRQLRYNFTLVGHEGYLYAIGGEYERTTMSSVERYQVSTGNWSFVSHLPRPVAGAACAKAMSRIFVCLWRPMDATDIYEYVPVRDEWVLVTTLIRHQSYGHCMVAHRDNLYVMRNGPSDDFLRCMMDCYNLTTGQWTAMPGQYENSKGALFTAVVRGDSVFTVNRKMTLEYIIEGKKWKPKKEMNGFPRIGSMWTFLLRLPKTGRQPEGQRVLNGNGRDLKNHVYHHQSYALQCSD, from the coding sequence ATGGGGCGAACCAGCTGTCGTGGCTTAGAGGGCGAATCTCAGGAGCTCAGTCACAAACCAGGACGGGACTGCGAGATGGCAACCCTGAGagtgagagtggaggagagcGTTTTCGCGGTGGAGCGGGCCACCCTGGTGCGGGACTGCGAGTACTTCCGAGCGCTTTTCCGGTCGGGAATGCGAGAGTGCCAGCAGGAGGAGGTTCATGTGAAGGGACTGCGCGCCCGAGGGTTCCTCATCGCACTCGGCGTTCTCAGAGGTGAGAGACCCATCCTGACCGGCGAGGAGATAATCGAAGTCGCGGAGTGTGCCGCGTTCCTCCAGGTGGCCCCGCTCGAGAAACACCTCATAAACATAATTAACTCCGATAACTGCCTGCTcatgtatcacactgcagccacGTATGGCCTGTTAGACCTTTACCACAGTGCGGCATTGTTTATCCGAGACATGTATCGCGACCTAGAAGATGATGCAAAATGTTTACCTGAGGAGCTTTTAGACTATGTGGAGTCCCTGGCTCCCAGCACATATGTGACGGTAGGCACACACTCTCCAACTATCGAGCTGCTACAAGACTTCGTAAGGACAGTTTGCTACTTAGATGAGGATGAGAAGGAGTGGAAGGTGTTAACTGACTTGCCTATTGATGCCAGCACCACCATGGCTGGAGTGACTGTCCTTGACAACAAGCTGTACATCGTTGGAGGGGTGCGTGATGTGAGTAACCAGGTGGTGGTATCCTGCTACTGCTATGACCCTGAAACCGACACCTGGACCACATTCTGCAGCCCTCGGCAGCTTCGCTACAACTTCACTCTGGTGGGACACGAGGGATACCTTTACGCCATTGGTGGAGAGTACGAGAGAACAACCATGTCATCGGTGGAAAGGTACCAAGTCTCTACTGGCAACTGGTCCTTTGTGTCCCATTTACCTCGGCCAGTAGCTGGTGCGGCATGCGCTAAAGCCATGAGCAggatatttgtgtgtctgtggaggccCATGGATGCCACGGACATCTATGAGTATGTTCCTGTCAGAGATGAGTGGGTGCTCGTTACGACACTGATACGGCACCAGAGCTACGGTCACTGCATGGTGGCTCACAGAGACAACCTTTATGTGATGCGGAACGGGCCCTCGGACGACTTCCTGAGGTGCATGATGGACTGCTACAACCTCACCACTGGCCAGTGGACAGCCATGCCCGGGCAGTATGAGAACAGCAAGGGCGCTCTCTTCACCGCTGTCGTGAGGGGTGACTCCGTGTTCACGGTCAACCGCAAGATGACTCTGGAATACATTATTGAGGGAAAGAAATGGAAgccaaagaaagaaatgaatggcTTTCCCAGAATTGGCTCTATGTGGACATTTTTACTGAGACTGCCAAAGACGGGCAGGCAGCCAGAGGGTCAAAGAGTCCTAAATGGCAATGGGCGGGATTTAAAGAACCATGTCTATCATCACCAGTCGTATGCTTTACAATGTTCTGATtga
- the si:cabz01068815.1 gene encoding solute carrier family 51 subunit beta, which produces MHHIWIALCLLVQGGRSFMIHNTIHSLCLEDSRKNDSVLLKRCDLNSDLQQWFWEDQHFLVNKGTSKCLSSQQIDPIFTVSCDAGKALWWHCHDYRLVSHNNSLELTTDGRRLFLSQKSKLSKWRSLGESGICQEMSRSKRASDESDVLQTDNPETEYDYPEENGMTEEQRQYLQWYYRTEDPSPWKYAMLGLSVGALLLGCLLFGMGSMANSNRKKIGKYKAAAAAQAARAVELQSMTESKQPRDSPAKTRQPCEKPPLDDCEAGELKAGDIVLTWKDGNVSMLYQEAREDDV; this is translated from the exons ATGCATCACATATGGATTGCACTGTGCTTACTGGTACAAG GGGGCAGAAGTTTCATGATCCACAATACTATTCACAGCCTGTGTTTGGAAGACTCCAGAAAGAATGACAGCGTACTTCTGAAACGCTGTGACCTGAACTCTGACCTCCAGCAGTGGTTCTGGGAGGACCAACATTTCTTGGTCAACAAGGGAACATCAAAGTGCCTGTCAAGCCAGCAGATCGATCCCATCTTCACCGTCTCCTGTGATGCCGGCAAGGCCCTATGGTGGCATTGCCATGACTACAGGCTGGTCAGCCACAACAATTCCCTGGAGCTGACCACGGATGGAAGACGCCTGTTTCTGTCCCAGAAAAGCAAACTATCCAAGTGGAGATCCCTTGGAGAAAGTGGCATCTGCCAGGAGATGTCCA GATCCAAAAGGGCCTCGGACGAGTCAGATGTTCTACAGACGGACAACCCTGAGACAGAGTATGATTACCCAGAAGAGAACGGCATGACCGAGGAGCAGCGACAGTATCTGCAATGGTACTACCGCACTGAAGACC CATCTCCATGGAAATATGCCATGCTGGGCCTGTCTGTCGGAGCCCTCCTGCTGGGCTGTCTTCTGTTTGGCATGGGTTCAATGGCAAACAG TAACAGGAAGAAGATCGGCAAGTACAAGGCAGCCGCTGCGGCCCAGGCGGCCAGGGCAGTGGAGCTGCAGAGCATGACTGAGAGCAAACAGCCCCGTGACAGCCCCGCTAAAACCAGGCAGCCCTGTGAGAAGCCCCCTCTGGACGACTGCGAGGCGGGAGAGCTGAAGGCCGGAGACATCGTCCTGACGTGGAAGGACGGGAACGTGTCCATGCTCTATCAAGAGGCCCGGGAAGATGACGTGTGA
- the rasl12 gene encoding ras-like protein family member 12: MSSKFGKVRTCNIAPAPDRGQAECNIAVLGPTGSGKSALTVKFLTKRFISEYDPNLEDTYTSEEIVDQQPVLVKVMDTADQGGPMNCERYLTWATAFLVVYSIDNRRSFEGCQQYLNVVTLHTKGVQPKTPIILVGNKLDMERYRQVSKSDGLALASQHGGLFFEVSACLDFAAVQHVFHELVREARREAERGMPVRPLYISEDKPMVSLSAAPLIAPCFKELPAPATAKLVTVKSSRAQSKRRAPTLTLLKGFKIF, translated from the exons ATGTCTTCGAAATTTGGGAAAGTACGGACCTGTAATATTGCCCCTGCCCCTGATCGAGGACAAGCCGAGTGCAATATCGCTGTTTTAGGACCTACAGGCTCTGGAAAGTCAG CCCTGACAGTGAAGTTTCTCACCAAGCGCTTTATCAGTGAATATGACCCTAACCTGG aAGACACCTATACTTCAGAAGAGATTGTGGATCAACAGCCTGTTCTCGTGAAAGTCATGGACACAGCCGACCAG GGTGGGCCCATGAACTGTGAGCGCTACTTGACCTGGGCCACTGCATTCCTGGTGGTCTACAGTATTGATAACCGCCGGAGCTTTGAGGGGTGTCAGCAGTACCTAAACGTGGTGACCCTGCATACCAAGGGGGTTCAGCCCAAAACGCCCATCATCCTGGTGGGAAACAAACTGGACATGGAGAGATACAG gcAGGTGAGTAAATCGGACGGCTTGGCCCTGGCCTCTCAGCACGGAGGTCTGTTCTTCGAGGTGTCCGCCTGTCTGGACTTCGCCGCGGTGCAGCACGTGTTCCACGAGTTGGTGCGGGAGGCCCGACGGGAGGCAGAGCGGGGCATGCCTGTGCGGCCCCTCTACATCAGCGAGGACAAGCCCATGGTGAGCCTCTCGGCCGCCCCGCTCATCGCCCCCTGCTTCAAGGAGCTGCCTGCCCCGGCCACCGCCAAGCTGGTCACGGTGAAGTCCTCCCGGGCCCAGAGCAAGCGCCGCGCCCCGACACTCACCCTGCTGAAAGGCTTCAAGATTTTCTAA